Proteins from one Malaya genurostris strain Urasoe2022 chromosome 2, Malgen_1.1, whole genome shotgun sequence genomic window:
- the LOC131428009 gene encoding metallophosphoesterase 1 homolog, producing MKIRNLLLRIFIGAVCLLVFNEFFVYYLVLLNCQWPTKPIPINGLEPVKVMLLADVHLLGPVHGHWFDKLRREWQMHRTFQSAMTLFRPEVVFILGDIFDEGNWVNQKEFEAYVDRFRKLFHTPTGTQLHSVVGNHDIGFHYATHPYLVQRFEKTFNHTGVTLNSIRGVNFVTINSIAMEGDGCQLCETAEKELRAISTIFKCGRGIGQCKNVPKLAEYSQPVVLQHFPMYRDSDKDCNEHDSPEIELYRERWEVISKESTDLIGELLGPRLAFSGHSHHYCHVAKNRLGIEEYTLPSFSWRNKDNPSFILAQISLSDYTVARCQMPVESTIINIYLVGGIVLVLSSILRLGGFLAQVRIFPRSRREYKKLVE from the exons ATGAAAATACGAAATCTATTGCTTCGCATTTTCATCGGCGCAGTTTGTTTGTTGGTATTCAATGAGTTCTTCGTATATTATCTTGTGTTATTGAAC TGCCAATGGCCAACAAAACCAATACCAATCAATGGACTTGAACCGGTTAAGGTCATGCTGCTTGCAGATGTCCATTTATTAGGTCCAGTCCACGGTCACTGGTTTGATAAACTTCGACGCGAATGGCAAATGCATCGAACGTTCCAGTCTGCAATGACTCTGTTCCGTCCGGAAGTGGTTTTCATTCTAGGGGATATCTTCGACGAGGGAAACTGGGTTAATCAGAAAGAATTTGAGGCGTACGTGGATCGATTCAGAAAACTGTTCCACACACCCACGGGGACTCAGTTGCACAGTGTTGTTG GTAATCACGATATCGGATTTCACTATGCCACGCATCCATATTTGGTGCAACGTTTCGAGAAGACTTTTAATCACACCGGCGTGACATTGAACAGTATCCGGGGAGTAAATTTTGTCACAATTAATTCAATTGCTATGGAAGGGGACGGATGCCAACTGTGCGAAACAGCAGAAAAGGAACTGAGGGCGATTTCGACTATTTTTAAATGTGGTCGTGGCATTGGCCAATGTAAAAACGTACCGAAATTGGCAGAATACAGTCAGCCGGTTGTATTGCAACATTTCCCGATGTACCGGGATTCGGATAAAGACTGCAATGAGCACGATTCTCCGGAAATTGAACTGTACCGGGAACGATGGGAAGTGATCTCGAAAGAATCTACGGATTTAATCGGAGAACTTCTTGGTCCACGGTTAGCGTTCAGTGGTCATTCGCACCACTATTGCCACGTAGCTAAGAATCGCCTGGGAATCGAGGAATATACCTTACCCTCGTTCAGTTGGCGGAACAAGGATAATCCCAGTTTCATTTTG GCTCAAATTTCACTCTCGGATTACACCGTTGCTCGCTGTCAGATGCCAGTGGAAAGCACAATCATCAACATCTACTTAGTGGGTGGAATTGTGCTCGTACTAAGTTCAATCCTGCGATTAGGAGGGTTTTTGGCTCAAGTGAGAATATTTCCGCGATCCCGTCGCGAGTACAAGAAACTCGTGGAATAA